The region GCACAAATCAGCGAAGTGAAAATTGGAGCGGGTTGGGAAATGACTGGGCCTATAGCCGGTTTTGGTCAGATGTCCTGGGACGGAGTTAAACTTGCCATGAAATTGAGGCCAACCGTTAGAATTGCTGACAAAGATATACCCGTTAAAGTAGTTTTGCTTGACAATAAAGGAGACAAAGCTGAAGCAGCCAACGTAGTTAAAAGATTGATTGACGTTGAAAAAGTGTGTGCTATTCTTGGCCCATGTACAAGTTCATGTGCTCTGGCTGCAGGCGCCATAGCTGAGCAAAAACAGGTTTCTCTGGTAACAAACACCGCCACAAGCCCGCTTGTAACTCAGAACAGAAGATTTATATTTCGTGCCTGTTTTGTTGATACCCTTCAAGGCGAACTTCTGGCAAAGTTCGCTTGGGAAGAGCTCAAGGCGAGAAATGTTGCTATAATGGTCGATGTTGCTCAGGATTATGTTGTGGGACTTGCAAATTACTTTATGCGGGCTTTTGCTAAATTCGGAGGGACGTTTTTCAGTGAATATTACAATACAGGTGATCAAGATTTTACCGCCCAACTTACAGACGCCCTGTCAAGAAATCCAGACACAATTTTTATGCCTGGCTATTATGCGGAGATCGCGTTGATATGCAAACAAGCTCGAGAATTGGGGTTTACAGGAAACTTTCTGGCTGGGGATGGTGCGGATGCACCTGAACTGATAGAAATTGGTGGTCAATTTGTTGAAGGACTTTGTTATACCACCTACTTTCATCAGGATGCTGATTTATCGCCGGCAACAAAACCTTTTGTTGAAGCTTATGTAAAAGAGTATGGTAGAAGGCCAGACGCATTTGGAGCTCTTGCTTTTGATGCTTACAATCTTGTACTGGATGCCATTGAAAGAGCACAGTCGGTTGATCCAGTTGCAGTGAGGAATGCCCTTGCAGCTACCAGAGATTTTCAGGGTGTTGCAGGCGGTATCTCTTATCCTCAGGACTCAGGCGATCCGATAAAACCGGCAGTCATAAATACTATAAAAAATGGACAATTCGTTCTCATGACTGTTGTTAAACCATGAAATAAGCCCCTTCGGGGGCCCTTGTTTAAAGATTAGGGGGTGGACTCTTGAGCCTTTCTTCGTTTTTGCAACATCTTGTTAATGCACTTTCGCTTGGTGGTATTTACGCCCTCATTGCAATAGGTTATACTATGGTCTATGGGATTCTCAGATTAATAAATTTTGCTCATGGAGATGTCTTTACTTACGGAATATACTTCGCATTTTATGGGGTTTCAATATTTTTGATGCCATGGTGGATTAGTTTTATGTTTTCGATATTTTTGACAGCTTTTCTCGGGGCCTTTATTGAAAAGGTTGCTTACAGACCGTTGCGGAATGCTCCAAGAATATCTGCTTTGATAACAGCCATAGGCGTTTCTTTCTTTTTGGAGAATTTTGCGATAGTTGCTTTTGGAGGGAGAGCGAAATCATTCAACCCTCAAACTGGAATTTACCCAAATTCCTTTCTTCGTATGCTTCAAATAGGGAAAGTAAGGTTACCCATTCTTACACTTATCACTCTGGGAATAACTGCTATATCGCTTTTTATTCTAATATGGATAGTTTATCGAACAAAGATAGGAATGGCTATGAGAGCTATCAGCAAAGATATTCCGACCACAAGGTTGATGGGTGTTAACGCCGATAGAGTGATCAGTTTTACTTTTATGATAGGCTCTGGCTTAGCTGCTATTGGGGGTATTTTGTGGGCGATGAAATATCCTCAGATTTACCCTTTTACCGGAATGATTCCCGGTTTAAAAGCATTCATTGCAGCAGTTGTTGGAGGCATAGGCAGTATTCAGGGGGCAATGATTGGTGGATTCATACTTGGCATCAGCGAAATAATGATAGTGGCGTTTATACCATCACTTGCTGGATACAGGGATGCTTTTGCTTACGCAATTCTTTTGTTTGTACTTCTGGTTAAACCAACCGGAATACTTGGCGTAGAAGTTTCAGAAAAGGTGTGATCAAATGAGGAAAGGATTGTCATTTCGGGTGAAATTTATATCTACCTTCGTTTTAATTTGCCTCAT is a window of Pseudothermotoga elfii DSM 9442 = NBRC 107921 DNA encoding:
- a CDS encoding branched-chain amino acid ABC transporter permease yields the protein MSLSSFLQHLVNALSLGGIYALIAIGYTMVYGILRLINFAHGDVFTYGIYFAFYGVSIFLMPWWISFMFSIFLTAFLGAFIEKVAYRPLRNAPRISALITAIGVSFFLENFAIVAFGGRAKSFNPQTGIYPNSFLRMLQIGKVRLPILTLITLGITAISLFILIWIVYRTKIGMAMRAISKDIPTTRLMGVNADRVISFTFMIGSGLAAIGGILWAMKYPQIYPFTGMIPGLKAFIAAVVGGIGSIQGAMIGGFILGISEIMIVAFIPSLAGYRDAFAYAILLFVLLVKPTGILGVEVSEKV
- a CDS encoding ABC transporter substrate-binding protein, encoding MRKVYVFSLLVFVFAFAFSAQISEVKIGAGWEMTGPIAGFGQMSWDGVKLAMKLRPTVRIADKDIPVKVVLLDNKGDKAEAANVVKRLIDVEKVCAILGPCTSSCALAAGAIAEQKQVSLVTNTATSPLVTQNRRFIFRACFVDTLQGELLAKFAWEELKARNVAIMVDVAQDYVVGLANYFMRAFAKFGGTFFSEYYNTGDQDFTAQLTDALSRNPDTIFMPGYYAEIALICKQARELGFTGNFLAGDGADAPELIEIGGQFVEGLCYTTYFHQDADLSPATKPFVEAYVKEYGRRPDAFGALAFDAYNLVLDAIERAQSVDPVAVRNALAATRDFQGVAGGISYPQDSGDPIKPAVINTIKNGQFVLMTVVKP